Part of the Flavobacterium sp. MDT1-60 genome, GTAACTGCAGCAAATTATGTATTGACAATTACAGCCAAAGATAAATTTGCAATTCCTAATACAGGAACTTTAAATATCAATATCGTGGCGACAAACGAATATCCTGCGCTATACTTATGTGATCAGCCAAAAGGAACAAATCTTACTACTGATGCTGTTGGGGTTCCGATGTATTTCCACGAGAAAAACGGACAGGATTTCGAATTTAAATATTATGCTGATAAAGACAATAAAGAAGTGTATTTCTTAGGTCAGGAATCTGATTTTGGTCCACATTGTTTTGGTTTAAATGCAAGTGGAGGATTAGTAGACGATGTGGCTTCAACTCCAATCATTTTACCAACAAAAGGATATTACAAAATAAAAGTAAATCCAAATACATTGGTTTATACTGCAACAAAATATACACCTTCAAGCAAAGTTTGGGCTAATATAGCCAACGGTTTATGGCACGATGATGAAGCTCAAAGAAGACCTTTTGTGAGCGTATGCGGAGGTGGTATTCAGGGTGCGGACTGGGATACATGGACGGCCTGGACACAAACCGGATTGCATTTGGCAAATAATGCAAACAATCCCTATCAATTACTTGGAGAATATACCCTGACAGGACAAATGGAGGCAACTTTTACAGGTCAGTGGTGGAATCCGTCATGGAGATTAATCAAAAATGGTATCGCTACAATGTCACCTGGTGAAAATGGAAATGCAAAATATCCAGCTGCTCCGGGAGTATACAAAGTTGTACTGGATACGGAATTGGAAAGAGTCTTTATCACAAAAAATAGTTTGTTAGAACTTAAGTTTTAGCATTAATAAAAAAATATATTAATATGAAATATAAATTTATATGGTTATTTTTCACCATGTTGTGCACTGTTGCAACATTTGGGCAAATAACAGTAAAAGGAACTGTTAAGGATAAAGGCAATGTGCCAATTCCCGGAGTTAATCTGACAGTAAAAGGGACATCAACAACAACATCAACAGATTTTGATGGAAAATATTCTATCAGCGTACCCAATAATAATGCTCAAATCGAATTCTCATTTGTTGGTTTTTCTAACAAAACAATTCAGGTTGGCGATAAAACAACTCTTGATGTTGTCCTGGAGGAATCAAGCCAGGCACTAGATGAGATTGTCGTTGTAGGTTACGCCTCGGTAAAAAAGAGCACCGTAACAAGTTCTATTTCTTCCATAAAAGGAAAAGAACTTCAAACCATGACAGTTGGTAATGTAACCGAATCATTACAGGGAAAAGTTTCCGGGGTTCAGGTTACAGGGCAAGGGGGTCCCGGTGCTCAGCCAAGAGTTTTGATTCGTGGAATTTCTACACTAAATTTAAGTACTGATCCGCTTTATGTAGTAGACGGTATTCCGATGGGAACCAGTATTAACTTTTTGAGCACAAATGAAATTGAATCTATGGAGGTTTTGAAAGATGCTTCTGCAAGTGCTATTTATGGCTCTCGTGCTTCTAATGGAGTTATTTTGATTACTACCAAAAAGGGTAAAGTTGGAAAAACAAGATTCAACTTTGATACAAGTTCGGGTATGCAACTCATGAACAATCCATATCGTATGGCAGATGGTGAAACCTATGCCAGAATTATGAATACGGCTTACAACAATTCGGGTTATGCTGATTATTTGCCTAATCCTTCTCAATACAGAGGAAAAACGACAGATTGGTGGAAAGCCGGAATTAAGCAAGGTGCACCCGTTACAAATGCTTCTTTAGGAGTAAGCGGAGGTTCTGAAAAACATACGTTTGCCATTAGTTTAAACTACTACGACTCAGAGTCTATTTATGAAGTAGGAGGATGGGAAAGAATTACAATGAGAATTGCAAATGATTTTAAATTCACAGATAAATTCTCTGCAGGAATCACTTTAAACCCTCGTTATGAAACATGGGGAGGTCCCGGAAACTGGGCTGATTTTGATAGAATTGATCCCATTACGCCAATTTACAAACCGGCCAGTCAATTAACCGGATTAGAAAATGAGTATAGTATTTACGCACGTTCTCCATCTTATGTCTGGAATCCAATTGCAGCCGTAAAAAGATATGATGATTTTACAGACCAGTATAATTTAAATACGAACGGGTATTTACAATATGAGCCAATTAAAGGTTTGGTAATTCGTACACAAGGATCTATTGAAGTTGGAGATAAAACACAGGACATTTTTAAACCTGATTTTGAGATTGATGCAGCGCATGAAAAAGCAGAAATCAATAGCGTGGAAAGAAGAAACAATACAAATGTTGACTGGACATGGCAAAATACAATTACCTATTCTAAAACATTTGCTGAAAAACACAATACATCTTTCATGATTGGTAACACAATGGAAGAGTACAATCGTAAAGAGGTGTGGGGTTATGGAGAAGGTGTTCCAAATAACTCTGATCTAATGAGAGAGCTAAGTGCAGCAACCAAAAACCGTAACAGCAGTGGTAACACCTGGTCTAATTCTCTGATGTCTTATATTTCACGTCTTTCTTATAATTATGACAATAAATATTATTTCACAGGTACTTTTAGACGTGACGGTTCTTCTA contains:
- a CDS encoding TonB-dependent receptor produces the protein MKYKFIWLFFTMLCTVATFGQITVKGTVKDKGNVPIPGVNLTVKGTSTTTSTDFDGKYSISVPNNNAQIEFSFVGFSNKTIQVGDKTTLDVVLEESSQALDEIVVVGYASVKKSTVTSSISSIKGKELQTMTVGNVTESLQGKVSGVQVTGQGGPGAQPRVLIRGISTLNLSTDPLYVVDGIPMGTSINFLSTNEIESMEVLKDASASAIYGSRASNGVILITTKKGKVGKTRFNFDTSSGMQLMNNPYRMADGETYARIMNTAYNNSGYADYLPNPSQYRGKTTDWWKAGIKQGAPVTNASLGVSGGSEKHTFAISLNYYDSESIYEVGGWERITMRIANDFKFTDKFSAGITLNPRYETWGGPGNWADFDRIDPITPIYKPASQLTGLENEYSIYARSPSYVWNPIAAVKRYDDFTDQYNLNTNGYLQYEPIKGLVIRTQGSIEVGDKTQDIFKPDFEIDAAHEKAEINSVERRNNTNVDWTWQNTITYSKTFAEKHNTSFMIGNTMEEYNRKEVWGYGEGVPNNSDLMRELSAATKNRNSSGNTWSNSLMSYISRLSYNYDNKYYFTGTFRRDGSSKFMENNKWANFPSASVSWRILNEGFMESTKDVLSDLRFRAGWGKVGNQNLPDAVYQSNIGQGFYPIGNNIADTAYPSTMANKDIKWETVEDMSFGIDFGLWKNKLSGSLEYYKKKTEDMLFLKQFPTYSGFPGYSTMWTNVGSMESSGIDLLVSYKDKKGDFTYGVDVTFTTVNVDMLNLSADGEKLYGSSNRTLTVQGDEPGYFYGYVADGLFQNQTELNSHTDEHGTKLQPYAKAGDIRFKDVNGDGKLDDKDRTKIGSPWADYNVGLNLNFGYKNFDLIANFYSSIGNDIVNQNISDLYNGVSLSNKVGNLEQMAWHGEGTSNSVPRLSKDDNNENYTKFSSLYVEDGSFVRMKNLQLGYSFYNKFGLDKLRLSLSGQNLWTWTNYSGVDPEVAGGDPDKGDRVKGAGFGGWNYPVQPTILMGLNVAF